From one Planococcus citri chromosome 3, ihPlaCitr1.1, whole genome shotgun sequence genomic stretch:
- the ValRS gene encoding valine--tRNA ligase: MNQTTENAPPKSAKQLEKEAKKLAKLEKFKQKQEQKSAKVSTDSNEKKDKKKPQKKENVEYKDETVPGMKKDLSQAMPDTYNPAYVESAWYAWWEKEGFFKPEYGRKSLRNCSNGRFVMVIPPPNVTGTLHVGHALTNAIEDALTRWNRMKGRLTLWTPGCDHAGIATQVVVEKKLWRECKKTRHDIGREEFIKKIWEWRNEKGDRIYLQLRRLGSSLDWERASFTMDPNLSRAVTEAFVRLYEEGDIYRSNRLVNWSCTLKSAISDIEVDKVELPGRTFLSIPGYNDKIEFGVLIYFAYEVARDSEKDEKEYVTVATTRIETMLGDVAIAVHPQDDRYKHLHGKFVVHPFCDRRIPIICDDFVEKDFGTGVVKITPAHDPNDYEVGKRHNLPFLTILSDEGLIVGDCAQFNGMKRFDARKTVLEALKQKGLYRETKDNPMVVPVCNRSKDIIEPLIKPQWYVKCDKMAELALKAVQDGELKITPSNHIKIWNHWMENIRDWCVSRQLWWGHRIPAYRIIIDSSENCSVNEDEQWICGRNEQEAKEKAAKKFGIRVDKITLEQDSDVLDTWFSSALFPFSVFGWPDETEDLKIFYPNTLLETGHDILFFWVAKMVFLGQRLLNKLPFKEVFLHPMVRDAHGRKMSKSLGNVIDPMDVIQGITLEKLHEQLYTSNLDPKEIEKAKQGQKQDYPNGIPECGTDALRFALCAYMSQARDINLDILRVQGYRFFCNKIWNAVKFALMYLPSSTNSANLTSTLSSNCDWFKNSHATRSELEALSVLNTRLANYSYVNGYQLTDVDLKVFSSLSIGENNHIDSESFPHLIRWKKHMAARRNQLHLLSIKETSPMNLWIMSRLAAAVEMTNKGFENYDLNASTTACYNVWLYDLCDVYLESLKPVFALKNERLMYDAQQTLVHVIDCGLKLLSPFMPYITEELYQRLPLNKTAASICVAPYPETHDYVQWRNEEIEAQVEMVMKVVHSIRSAQSDYNLPKSSKPNAYICSTDENMSSYLVNYKTTIQTLAYCGDVSIDQTPPAGCTILTVSDKCQVHLYLKGLIDVPKELEKMKKTEETVLQNIAKLQKAIDAPNYETKVPKEVRASNAEKLSALQGELRKLEEAQKSLLNVLNST, from the exons ATGAATCAAACAACCGAAAACGCGCCTCCAAAAAGTGCCAAACAGTTGGAGAAAGAAGCCAAGAAACTCGCCAAACTCGAGAAATTCAAGCAGAAACAAGAACAGAAATCAGCGAAAGTCAGCACCGATTCAAATGAA AAAAAAGATAAGAAGAAGCCTCAGAAGAAGGAAAATGTGGAATACAAGGATGAAACTGTACCTGGAATGAAGAAGGATTTGTCTCAGGCTATGCCGGATACTTACAATCCTGCTTATGTGGAGTCTGCCTGGTACGCTTGGTGGGAGAAAGAGGGATTCTTCAAACCCGAATATGGC AGAAAGTCGTTGCGGAACTGCAGCAATGGAAGATTCGTAATGGTGATTCCTCCTCCTAACGTAACTGGAACGTTACATGTAGGACATGCTCTAACTAACGCTATAGAAGATGCTTTAACAAGATG GAATCGAATGAAAGGTCGATTAACTCTGTGGACTCCTGGATGCGATCATGCTGGAATCGCCACCCAAGTAGTAGTTGAAAAGAAATTATGGCGAGAATGTAAAAAAACTCGTCACGATATCGGTAGAGAAGAATTCATCAAGAAAATATGGGAATGGAGAAACGA gaAAGGAGACAGGATTTATCTGCAACTGCGCAGATTGGGATCTTCTTTAGATTGGGAGCGAGCCAGTTTCACTATGGATCCTAATCTTTCCAGAGCTGTTACCGAAGCATTCGTTCGGCTTTACGAAGAAGGTGACATATATCGCAGTAATAGACTGGTGAATTGGTCTTGTACGTTGAAATCTGCCATTTCTGATATCGAG GTAGATAAAGTAGAATTACCAGGCCGAACATTCCTTTCAATTCCCGGTTACAACGATAAAATTGAATTCGGTGTTTTGATATACTTCGCCTACGAAGTAGCTCGTGACTCGGAAAAGGATGAAAAAGAGTACGTCACTGTGGCCACTACTCGTATCGAAACGATGCTCGGAGACGTAGCTATCGCAGTTCATCCTCAAGATGACAGATACAAGCATTTGCATGGTAAATTCGTCGTGCATCCATTTTGCGATCGAAGAATTCCCATAATATGCGACGATTTCGTGGAAAAAGATTTCGGAACTG GCGTTGTTAAAATCACTCCAGCTCACGATCCCAATGATTACGAAGTAGGAAAACGACATAACTTACCATTCCTTACGATACTCAGTGACGAAGGATTGATCGTCGGAGATTGTGCCCAGTTCAAC gGAATGAAACGATTCGATGCTAGAAAAACAGTTTTGGAAGCACTGAAACAGAAAGGATTGTATCGTGAAACGAAAGACAATCCTATGGTGGTACCGGTGTGTAATCGATCGAAAGATATTATCGAACCTTTAATCAAACCTCAATG GTACGTAAAATGCGATAAAATGGCCGAACTAGCGTTGAAAGCTGTTCAAGACGGAGAGCTAAAAATAACACCGAGTAATCATATCAAAATATGGAACCATTGGATGGAAAATATTAG AGACTGGTGTGTTTCGCGGCAGCTGTGGTGGGGACATCGTATACCAGCTTATCGTATCATTATCGATTCCAGTGAAAATTGCTCTGTC AATGAAGACGAGCAGTGGATTTGTGGTCGAAATGAGCAAGAGGCTAAAGAAAAAGCAGCCAAGAAATTTGGAATACGCGTTGATAAAATAACTTTGGAGCAGGATAGCGATGTTTTGGATACTTGGTTTTCTTCGGCTTTGTTTCCGTTTTCTGTGTTTGGCTGGCCTGATGAA ACCgaagatttgaaaatattctaccCGAACACGTTGCTGGAAACAGGACACGATATTCTATTCTTTTGGGTAGCCAAAATGGTATTCTTAGGTCAACGATTGTTGAATAAATTACCTTTCAA AGAAGTATTCTTACATCCAATGGTAAGAGATGCTCACGGAAGGAAAATGAGTAAATCGTTGGGCAACGTGATCGATCCCATGGACGTGATTCAAGGTATAACTTTGGAGAAACTTCACGAACAATTATACACCAGTAATTTAGACccgaaagaaattgaaaaagccAAGCAGGGTCAGAAACAAGATTACCCAAACGGTATTCCCGAATGTGGTACGGATGCTTTGAGGTTTGCATTATGCGCCTACATGTCGCAAG ctCGAGATATCAACTTGGATATATTACGCGTTCAAGGATACAGATTCTTCTGTAATAAAATCTGGAACGCGGTGAAATTCGCATTGATGTATTTACCTTCGTCTACGAACAGTGCGAATTTGACATCGACGTTGAGCTCGAATTGCGATTGGTTCAAGAACTCGCACGCAACTCGAAGCGAACTAGAAGCGTTATCAGTATTAAATACGCGTTTAGCTAATTATAGTTACGTGAACGGATATCAGTTGACGGATGTCGACTTAAAAGTATTCTCTTCGTTGAGTATCGGCGAAAATAATCATATTGATAGCGAATCTTTTCCACATTTGATTCGGTGGAAGAAGCATATGGCTGCTCGTAGAAATCAATTGCACCTTCTTAGTATTAAG GAAACTAGTCCGATGAATCTGTGGATTATGAGCAGATTGGCGGCTGCAGTAGAAATGACAAATAAAGGATTCGAGAATTATGATCTTAACGCGAGCACAACCGCTTGCTATAATGTATGGTTGTACGATCTTTGCGATGTTTATTTG gaatcaTTAAAACCGGTGTTCGCTTTGAAAAACGAAAGACTCATGTACGATGCTCAACAAACGCTCGTTCATGTGATCGACTGCGGATTAAAATTACTGTCTCCGTTTATGCCTTATATCACCGAAGAACTTTATCAAAGATTGCCTCTGAATAAGACTGCTGCCAGTATTTGCGTAGCTCCGTATCCAGAAACG CATGATTATGTTCAATGGCGAAACGAAGAAATCGAAGCTCAAGTAGAAATGGTAATGAAAGTAGTGCATTCGATTAGATCAGCTCAATCCGATTACAATCTTCCCAAGAGTTCGAAACCGAATG CGTACATTTGCAGCACCGACGAAAACATGTCATCGTATTTAGTAAATTATAAAACTACTATTCAAACGCTGGCCTATTGCGGAGACGTCTCTATCGACCAGACACCCCCAGCGGGTTGTACAATTCTTACAGTATCCGATAAATGCCAAGTGCATTTGTATTTAAAA GGTTTGATCGACGTACcgaaagaattggaaaaaatgaagaaaaccgAAGAAACAGTTTTACAAAATATCGCCAAACTGCAGAAAGCCATCGATGCGCCGAATTACGAAACCAAGGTTCCTAAAGAAGTTCGAGCATCGAATGCTGAAAAACTTAGCGCGCTGCAGGGAGAACTTCGTAAATTAGAAGAAGCTCAAAAGTCATTGCTAAATGTATTAAACTCGACGTAG
- the Fntb gene encoding protein farnesyltransferase subunit beta translates to MDFLNVQRSRTNDEGFKTVTSQEQIIVENSIESIFRIYAEKIEIDPDAPVLLAAEHIDYLTKSLTHLPSTYICLDASRTWMCYWICHSLNLMKHQLPDQLKTNVFKFLERCQSPQGGFGGGPGQAPHLASTYAAVNALCCLNSEEALRIINRETLLNFLWSTKCKSGAFCLEVDGEVDIRGAYCAASVASLINLKTDKLFQNTAEWIVACQTYEGGFSGCPGMEAHGGYTFCGVAALTLLNSMHLCDMKALLRWCVNKQTSFEGGFQGRTNKLVDGCYSFWQGAVFSVMYANFNLLEDEQAISKHLFSHRALQEYILICCQHPSGGLLDKPGKPRDVYHSCYTLSGLSVSQHLPSSEVDVVGQKSNLLMPVHPLYNLVHNCVKFAMQFFRNA, encoded by the exons ATGGATTTCTTGAATGTTCAACGAAGTAGAACGAACGATGAAGGGTTCAAAACCGTCACCTCGCAAGAACAA ATCATCGTTGAAAATTCCATCGAAAGTATATTTCGAATATACGccgaaaaaatagaaatagatCCGGATGCACCAGTTTTACTAGCTGCAGAACACATAGATTACCTGACTAAATCTCTAACTCACTTACCGTCAACTTATATC TGTTTGGATGCCAGTCGTACGTGGATGTGTTATTGGATCTGTCATTCGTTGAATTTAATGAAACACCAATTACCTGATCAATTGAAAACCaacgtatttaaatttttagaaag atgtcAATCTCCTCAAGGAGGATTCGGAGGAGGCCCAGGCCAAGCACCTCATTTAGCATCAACCTACGCAGCAGTCAACGCGTTATGTTGTTTGAACAGCGAAGAAGCACTCCGCATTATCAATCG CGAAACATTATTAAATTTCCTATGGTCGACGAAATGTAAATCGGGAGCATTCTGTTTGGAAGTAGATGGCGAAGTTGATATTCGAGGAGCTTACTGCGCCGCGTCTGTAGCTtcgttaattaatttaaaaactgataaactttttcaaaatactgcCGAATGGATAGTGGC TTGCCAGACTTACGAAGGAGGATTTTCCGGCTGTCCAGGAATGGAAGCTCATGGAGGGTATACTTTTTGTGGAGTAGCTGCTTTAACTCTTCTGAATTCGATGCATTTGTGCGATATGAAAGCTTTATTG agATGGTGCGTTAATAAGCAGACTTCGTTCGAAGGAGGTTTCCAAGGAAGAACGAATAAATTAGTAGACGGTTGTTATTCATTTTGGCAAGGAGCTGTGTTCTCAGTCATGTATGCAAATTTCAATCTCTTAG AAGATGAACAGGCAATATCTAAACATTTATTTAGTCATCGAGCCTTACAAGAATACATTTTAATATGCTGTCAACACCCTTCCGGTGGTCTACTCGATAAACCTGGAAA ACCTCGAGACGTATATCATAGTTGTTACACACTTAGTGGTCTTTCTGTTTCGCAACATTTGCCAAGTAGCGAAGTCGATGTCGTAGGTCAAAAATCTAATCTActt atgCCAGTGCATCCTTTGTACAATCTAGTTCACAATTGCGTTAAATTtgcgatgcaattttttcgaaacgcTTGA